The genomic segment ACCGTTGTTGCTCCGATAATTATAGCCACATTTTTCCCTGCAATATAGATGTCTTTATTAGGAATTAGCTCATAGATTAAATCTAAATTGATTAATAAAAGCAAGAAAAAAAGCAAAGCAACAAGTCCTTGATTAATACTTGATTGCTTATAAATAGTTTGTATCTTTTTTAGATCATTTTTTTCAAAATGCGAACTGATGATCGGAGTAGCAATGGAAGACAAAGCTCTTTTGGGCATTTCAATAGCTTTCCCCATAAAAAGAGGAATAGAGTAGAGGGCTACGTAAGCAAATTCCAGCTGATTACCAATCATAATATTATCTAACATTTTGGTAATTTGACCATTAAGACCTGTTAGAAGCATGAATCCTCCATACATCCAAATTGTTTTGTGTTCCGTTTTGGTGAGTTTTTCCTTTTGTGGAAATGGTCGGAAATGAAATTTTTTCCATAAGTAGCTTATTACAAAAAATGTAGCTGCTAAATAGGAAAATACAATCAAAAATACGAAGTGATCAAAGGCAATATAGCAACAAGATAGAACCATAAGCAAGATAAGCCGAACAGACTTTTCCCAAAAATCCTCAAAGAAAGTCGTAATGGCAATTTTCTTTTGTATAGCTGCATAAGAGTTGTAATAAGATCGAATAACCATTAGGCCTCCATAAAGTAGAATGGGTACGTAAAACTTATCTAGCAGTTGAATATCGTCTGCTTTTTTGTAAAAATTAATAACAAAATCTTTTCCTAAATAAGCTAAAGTACCCACCAGTAAAATGGCAAGGAGCATATACTGAAACAGCTTATTGGAAAAAACAGAAAATCTATTATTATCAGAAAAACCTTGATGAAACTTGACAAATATTTGCGAAATCCCAATTCCTGCAATTGCAGAAAAAAGTGTAGCAATGGTGATAAAGGTTTCCATAAAACCAAATTCCTGAGGAGTAAGTGCTTTGGGGAGCAAAAATAATCTATTGACAACGCCAAAAATGGCTGCCAAATAGAAAATTCCAGAGGATTTTAGAGATTCGGAAATTACTTTATTCATGATTACTTTTTTAGGAGAATTTGTGCCGTTTTTTTGTTTCTTTCTTCAAGAATAACACTTCCTTTTTTATAGATCTTTTCTAAATCTTTGTTTTGGTAATTCCTTACGGTGTAAAGCACGACTTCTTGGTTATATTTAAAATGAAAATCATCATTTAACAGATCAAATAATTGTGGAATTTTTATTTCATCAAAAGGAACTACAAAAGAACAAGAAGTAGCGGCATTCTGAAATAAAACAACGCTTATTTTTAGTTTGTTGAAATACTCAAAAAGAACAGATAACTGTTTCTCAACAATAAAGCTAAGGTCTGGTGAAGAAATAGTTAATAAAAACAATTTCTCTTTAACGATTATCGCAGGTACTTTTGGTGAAAGTTCAGTTTTATTGGAAATCAAAGTTCCTTTTTTTTGGGTATCCAAAAAAGACTTCACATATAAATTGATTCCATTTTTTTTAAGTGGCTGAATCGTCTTAGGATGTACAACGCTTGCTCCATAATAAGCAAGTTCTATGGCTTCTCTAAATGAAATATGCTCATATTTTACCGCATGTTCATTTTTATTTGGATCTGAGTTATAAAAACCATCTACATCTTTCCAAATAGTTAGAGAATTTGCTGATAAGCAAGAGGCAAAAATAGCTGCTGAATAATCGGATCCTTCTCTACCCAAAGTGGTGGTGAAGCCTTTTTCATCACTAGCGATAAAGCCTTGGCTGATATAAACTACTCCATTTTCTGGGCAGATATTTTGGATATTCTCTTGAGTTTTTTCCCAGTTCACTTGTGCTTTTTGAAAATTGCTATCAGTTTTTATCAAATTTTTTACATTGACCAATAGACAATTGATTTGAAATTTTTCAAATAAAGTCTGGGTGAGAATATGAGAACTCATCATCTCTCCAAAACTCACCAATTGATCATACACAAAAGGGTAGGTTTGCTCTTTTAAGGGCTCTAAAAGTTGAATAAAACTCTCAAAATAAACGGTTAAATCAAGTTGAATCTCCAACTGATTTATCATGCCAATATGAAAATTTTTAAAGGTTTCCCAATGGGTTTTTTCTAAGGTTTTTGTTTTGTAAAAATGACGAATAATATGTTCTAATTGATTAGTCATTTTGCCCATTGCCGAAACAATCAAAAAAAGTGGCTGATTTGGGTTTTGATGATCTTTGATGATCTTTCCCACATTCATTACTGCCTCAGGAGACTGTAATGAAGCACCTCCAAATTTATATACCTTCGTTTGGTTTTGGGTCTTCGGCATTATTCTGTTCTTTGGTCTGTTTTTTCTCTACGGGTTTTGATTTTTCTTGTGTAGCTGAATTTTGTCTAGGTTTTTGCTCTTTATTCTTCGGATTTCTTTTGTCAGAATTTCTTCTGTCAGAATTTCTTTTGTTTTGATGATTGTTTCTTTGATTTAGAAGGGTTTTCTTGATTTCCTTTTCATCAATTTTATCAACCTCCAGCTGTTCCTCTGTTAAGCGTGTATGGAAAATATCCACAGCAGTATAAAGGGCTTTTCTAAAAGAATCTTCGGCAGCCATTCTTTTTCCTGCAATATCATAACCTGTTCCATGATCTGGCGAGGTTCTCACGATCGAAAGTCCTGCCGTATAATTTACTCCGTTATTAAAAGAAAGTGTTTTAAAAGGAATTAGACCTTGATCATGGTACATGGCAAGAACTCCGTCATAATTTTTGTATTCTGATGATCCAAAAAAGCCATCGGCAGCAAAAGGTCCGTAAGCTAA from the Flavobacteriales bacterium genome contains:
- a CDS encoding oligosaccharide flippase family protein, whose protein sequence is MNKVISESLKSSGIFYLAAIFGVVNRLFLLPKALTPQEFGFMETFITIATLFSAIAGIGISQIFVKFHQGFSDNNRFSVFSNKLFQYMLLAILLVGTLAYLGKDFVINFYKKADDIQLLDKFYVPILLYGGLMVIRSYYNSYAAIQKKIAITTFFEDFWEKSVRLILLMVLSCCYIAFDHFVFLIVFSYLAATFFVISYLWKKFHFRPFPQKEKLTKTEHKTIWMYGGFMLLTGLNGQITKMLDNIMIGNQLEFAYVALYSIPLFMGKAIEMPKRALSSIATPIISSHFEKNDLKKIQTIYKQSSINQGLVALLFFLLLLINLDLIYELIPNKDIYIAGKNVAIIIGATTVLDMFMGVNYEIVYASKYYRYGLLALFVLIFIGIYSNHYFITVYQFGIMGAAYATLLTVFLMNLFMTILLYSLFRIHAFSIKNFYLILIFGLTLFIRELFPNIPLDHFWQLTFWSILETLVCISIFVFAVWKLNVSEEFNSLLKMAIEKLRKLIYKT
- a CDS encoding aspartate kinase translates to MPKTQNQTKVYKFGGASLQSPEAVMNVGKIIKDHQNPNQPLFLIVSAMGKMTNQLEHIIRHFYKTKTLEKTHWETFKNFHIGMINQLEIQLDLTVYFESFIQLLEPLKEQTYPFVYDQLVSFGEMMSSHILTQTLFEKFQINCLLVNVKNLIKTDSNFQKAQVNWEKTQENIQNICPENGVVYISQGFIASDEKGFTTTLGREGSDYSAAIFASCLSANSLTIWKDVDGFYNSDPNKNEHAVKYEHISFREAIELAYYGASVVHPKTIQPLKKNGINLYVKSFLDTQKKGTLISNKTELSPKVPAIIVKEKLFLLTISSPDLSFIVEKQLSVLFEYFNKLKISVVLFQNAATSCSFVVPFDEIKIPQLFDLLNDDFHFKYNQEVVLYTVRNYQNKDLEKIYKKGSVILEERNKKTAQILLKK